The following are encoded in a window of Solidesulfovibrio magneticus RS-1 genomic DNA:
- a CDS encoding tyrosine-type recombinase/integrase, translated as MKVDPIIDLKNIKSIKKLLTDNHRDRLLFIMGINSGLRVQDILALKIGDVKICKIGDRIAVKEKKTGKDNVFIMNKEILTALQEHLRTIDLKDDHFLFKSRKGRNYPITTYAVTQMVQRWADEINLVGNFGAHSLRKTWCYHQRKTFGVSWEVLAKRLNHSSPSITRRYLGVQEEEVEEILLNTI; from the coding sequence ATGAAAGTCGACCCCATCATCGATTTGAAGAATATTAAGAGCATCAAGAAGCTTTTAACCGACAACCACCGGGATCGACTCCTATTCATCATGGGAATCAATTCTGGACTTCGAGTGCAAGACATCCTTGCGTTGAAGATCGGAGATGTCAAAATCTGCAAGATTGGCGATAGAATCGCCGTCAAGGAGAAGAAGACAGGCAAGGACAACGTGTTCATTATGAATAAGGAAATCCTGACTGCTCTCCAAGAGCATTTGCGAACAATCGATCTGAAAGATGATCATTTCCTGTTTAAAAGCAGGAAAGGGAGGAACTACCCAATAACTACCTATGCCGTCACGCAGATGGTGCAACGATGGGCAGACGAGATTAACCTCGTCGGCAATTTCGGAGCCCATTCACTACGAAAGACTTGGTGCTACCACCAACGAAAAACTTTCGGTGTAAGCTGGGAAGTTTTGGCAAAACGTTTAAATCATAGCAGCCCTTCGATAACAAGAAGATATCTTGGGGTGCAAGAGGAGGAAGTCGAAGAGATATTGCTTAATACCATTTAG
- a CDS encoding AAA family ATPase, whose protein sequence is MPYSPDEIFRLIQTAEQLDSEDRLKIFEFLSDSFSLIPLVGGFPAPGQSSSEFKRPTEANWTKWCVQKRQFSRDDFSPERAGVACGPASGVLVLDVDDMGKFREWLAANVGEELPATLTVKTGGIGERYHFYFQYPNDGQRYPNRSVKDVFDIRGVGGEVLCPGSLHPETRKPYIIVESPENLAPAPDWLRNYSLYRTIKPLAPVSTSDAHDHTQDQFMTPNTPQAAPVPTTTTPQTTPTAPIFDNFIAGLQVPENIKMQIVTPIPKGQRSEASMAVLVTLLSSSLPEGTIRHIYATYPIGEKSRENDAAWFDREITKAKEHIATNYDPTLLSSASKPPSKPSAPKRQYKTFNAFDVVKSNVNFEFLIENFWPKGEPLLITGHGGAGKSILTLQIAMDLILPPPAGFLNVFKVNQGEHRVLFVQSENSLIGMKKRIDFVRNAYQFPDAFLQNRMFFLGVNNDVRTSGDIKDHHFQDAIKDSVDSNKIDILVIDPLISFHSEDENSNDQMRRLLDKVSLLTEEIGVTPLLIHHHGKFSTDSGAGGGRGASAIGDWSPNTWELSFQKKDKQYSLQHNKARNFTIQDKLTLELVNLRFRAVGSKKVADEVQYVVTALQNLGGIANSKEELKKEILAVSANMNHGKPIAHGSAANYIDKAVKEGAIKETPVPSSRSKAYTF, encoded by the coding sequence ATGCCCTATAGCCCAGATGAAATCTTCCGTTTAATCCAGACAGCGGAGCAGCTCGATTCCGAGGATCGGCTGAAAATCTTCGAGTTTTTGTCCGACTCCTTCTCGTTGATTCCCCTGGTCGGTGGGTTCCCTGCTCCTGGGCAGTCCTCCAGTGAGTTTAAGCGTCCAACTGAGGCCAACTGGACGAAGTGGTGCGTACAGAAGCGCCAGTTTAGCCGTGACGATTTCTCTCCTGAGCGTGCTGGTGTCGCCTGCGGTCCCGCCAGCGGTGTTCTAGTCCTCGATGTCGATGACATGGGGAAGTTCCGGGAATGGTTGGCGGCCAATGTCGGAGAGGAGCTTCCCGCCACGTTGACGGTGAAGACTGGCGGCATTGGTGAACGGTACCACTTTTATTTCCAGTACCCGAATGATGGTCAGCGCTACCCAAACAGGTCCGTCAAAGACGTCTTCGATATTCGTGGCGTCGGCGGCGAAGTCCTTTGTCCTGGATCGCTCCATCCCGAGACAAGGAAACCTTACATCATCGTTGAAAGTCCAGAAAACCTGGCTCCGGCACCGGACTGGCTTCGGAACTATTCCCTGTATAGGACGATAAAGCCACTGGCCCCTGTTTCCACTTCTGACGCACACGATCACACCCAGGACCAATTCATGACGCCGAATACTCCTCAGGCCGCGCCGGTACCGACGACAACTACCCCGCAGACCACACCGACGGCCCCCATTTTTGACAACTTTATCGCTGGTCTCCAGGTTCCCGAAAACATCAAGATGCAGATCGTCACCCCGATTCCCAAAGGGCAGCGCTCGGAAGCCTCCATGGCGGTGCTGGTAACACTTCTGAGCTCAAGTTTACCCGAAGGCACGATCAGGCATATCTATGCCACCTATCCCATTGGGGAAAAGTCCAGGGAGAATGATGCGGCATGGTTTGATCGAGAAATAACGAAGGCAAAAGAACATATTGCAACGAATTATGATCCAACACTATTGTCTAGTGCTTCTAAACCTCCATCGAAACCTTCGGCTCCAAAGCGTCAGTATAAGACTTTCAATGCGTTTGATGTGGTCAAATCCAACGTAAATTTCGAGTTTCTTATTGAAAATTTTTGGCCAAAAGGTGAGCCATTATTGATCACCGGACACGGTGGTGCAGGCAAGTCGATCCTCACCTTGCAAATTGCAATGGACCTTATCTTGCCCCCGCCTGCTGGATTCTTGAATGTATTTAAAGTGAACCAAGGAGAGCATAGAGTTCTCTTTGTCCAGTCAGAAAACTCTTTGATTGGAATGAAGAAAAGGATTGACTTTGTTAGGAACGCGTACCAATTTCCTGATGCTTTTCTTCAAAACAGAATGTTTTTCTTGGGTGTCAACAATGATGTTCGGACAAGTGGCGACATAAAAGACCATCATTTTCAGGATGCCATCAAAGACTCTGTTGACTCCAACAAGATAGATATTTTGGTGATTGATCCCTTGATAAGCTTCCATAGTGAAGATGAAAATTCAAACGATCAGATGCGGAGGCTTCTAGACAAAGTGTCGCTTCTTACTGAAGAGATCGGTGTTACGCCTCTTTTGATTCATCATCATGGAAAGTTTTCCACTGATAGCGGTGCAGGAGGTGGACGCGGAGCCAGTGCAATAGGTGACTGGTCACCAAATACGTGGGAACTGAGCTTCCAGAAGAAAGACAAGCAATATTCACTCCAGCACAACAAGGCTCGAAACTTTACGATTCAAGACAAGTTGACGTTGGAACTTGTAAACCTTCGATTTAGAGCAGTAGGAAGTAAAAAAGTAGCAGATGAAGTCCAGTATGTCGTGACTGCTCTTCAAAACCTTGGTGGGATAGCAAATTCTAAGGAAGAGTTGAAAAAAGAAATATTGGCAGTTTCTGCAAATATGAATCATGGTAAACCTATAGCGCATGGATCTGCTGCAAATTACATTGACAAAGCAGTGAAAGAAGGAGCCATCAAGGAAACCCCTGTACCTAGCTCCAGAAGTAAGGCCTACACATTTTGA